Part of the Spartobacteria bacterium genome is shown below.
ACAGGTTCCGGAAGAAGTACGCAAAGATTCAAAAGTAAATCGTTCGCTGAACTATGATTGCTAAACTTGAAGGCCTCGCCGCGAAATTCCGTGAATTGGAGCGCGAGCTAAGTATCCCGGAAGTGTTTTCGGATCAGGAACACTATCCGAAACTGGCAAAACAGCATGCGGATCTCGGCGAGGTTGTCCAAGAGTTCGAAGAATACAAACGCCTTGTTGGCGAACTCCGGGAAAATCAAGAGCTGGCCAAAGATTCCGATCCTGAAATTTGCGAACTGGCATTGGCCGAAATCGAAGTCCTTCGAGAAAAAATCGCGGTTCAAGAGTTACTCCTCAAGCAGCTTTTGACGCCGAAAGATCCACTGGATGATAAAAATATTATCCTGGAGATTCGGGCTGGTACCGGCGGTGAAGAAGCCGCCTTGTTCGTTGCGGACGTATTCCGGATGTATAGTCGATACGCTGAGTTGCAAGGCTGGCGAGTAGAAGTCTTGAGTAGCAGCGATACCGGGACTGGCGGGTTTAAAGAGCTCATTGCCTCGATTTCTGGAAGCAGCGTTTATAGCAAGCTCAAATATGAATCAGGAGCGCACCGCGTTCAGCGTGTGCCCGCGACGGAAAGCCAAGGCCGCATTCATACATCTGCAATAACGGTTGCGATATTGCCCGAGGCTGAAGAAGTTGATGTGAATATCGATCCGACAGAGATTCGCGTCGATGTGTTTCGCTCATCTGGCCCGGGTGGTCAGTCTGTGAATACAACCGATTCTGCAATACGGATAACACATCTCCCCACGGGCTTGGTTGTG
Proteins encoded:
- the prfA gene encoding peptide chain release factor 1, producing MIAKLEGLAAKFRELERELSIPEVFSDQEHYPKLAKQHADLGEVVQEFEEYKRLVGELRENQELAKDSDPEICELALAEIEVLREKIAVQELLLKQLLTPKDPLDDKNIILEIRAGTGGEEAALFVADVFRMYSRYAELQGWRVEVLSSSDTGTGGFKELIASISGSSVYSKLKYESGAHRVQRVPATESQGRIHTSAITVAILPEAEEVDVNIDPTEIRVDVFRSSGPGGQSVNTTDSAIRITHLPTGLVVTCQDEKSQHKNKAKAMKVLRSRLLQAAQDQTKKAYDENRRSQVGTGDRSERIRTYNYPQGRITDHRINLTLYSLDQAMDGRIDEIIDGLVHHYQAEALKEAR